DNA sequence from the Moorena sp. SIOASIH genome:
AAAACGGAGACCCTTCGCCCCACGCTTCAATACCCTCCTGTTCGATCCTGACCCAGACATTGGTAGTTTCAGAGGTGGTGCCACGACTGATGGTTAAAGGGAACCGCTTATGTACCGTGAAGGTTTCAACGCCAATACGCATTGTTTATTTAGTATATGGTTATTTAGTTTAAGGTTGAAGGTGGTTTGGTTGAAGGTTGAAGGTTAGTTGGTTGAAGGTTGAAGGTTAGTTGGTTGAAGGTTGAAGGTTAGTTGGTTGAAGGTTGAAGGTTAGTTGGTTGAAGGTTGAAGGTTAGTTGGTTGAAGGTTGAAGGTTAGTTGGTTGAAGGTTGAAGGTTAGTTGGTTGAAGGTTGAAGGTTAGTTGGTTGAAGGTTGAAGGTTAGTTGGTTGAAGGTTGAAGGTTAGTTGGTTGAAGGTTGAAGGTTAGTTGGTTGAAGGTTGAAGGTTAGTTGGTTGAAGGTTGAAGGTTAGTTGGTTTAAGGTTTGAAAGTTATTTGGTTGAAGGTTGAAGGTTATTTAGTTTAAGGTTGAAGGTTAGTTGGTTGAAGGTTGAAGGTTATTTAGTTTAAGGTTGAAGGTTAGTTGGTTGAAGGTTGAAGGTTAGTTGGTTGAACGCGATCGCGTGGCCTTTGGCCAAGGTTATTTGATTGTTCGCCTGAGGCGTCCCTTGTCGGGTAGGTTGAACGCGATCGCGTGGCCGAAAGGCAAAGGTTATACTCTATTAGGACGATGGTGAGGAAGAGGTTTGCCAGATAATCTGCCCCCTATAAGGTGTAACCTCTAACCTACCTACAACCTTTAACCCAACCTGTAACCTACCACCTGTAACCTACCACCTGTAACCTACCACCTGTAACCTACCACCTGTAACCCAACCTGTAATGTCAAATCCGGTTGAATAACCATACTTCCTGGTGAGCAGAGCAGGGGGATAAAGATTTTGTCTAGATATCGTAAGTGTGGGCAATTATCCGGATTTGATATAACCTACCACCTGTAACCTTGGCCTTTCGGCCATGCTACGCGAACAATCTGTAACCTTGGCCTTTCGGCCACGCGATCGCGTTCAACCTGTGACCTACCACCTTCAACCTGTAACCTGTAACCTACCACCTTCAACCTTCAACCTTCAACTTTCAACATTTAACCTTAAACCTTAAACCTCTAAATCAACCGGTAACCTTAAACCTTTATCCTTCATACTTTAACTTATAGTTTTGTGATTATTCAGTAATTCAATGATTTCAATAAAGCCATGGAAAACCCTTAAATCAAGGTTGGTTTTTGACAATAAATGGTGTCGAGTCAGGCAAGATGAAGTGGAATTACCCAGTGGTGAAGTTGTTGATGACTACTTCATCAATGTTAGACCAGATATTGTGCTGATCCTGGCAATTACTTGCGATCGCAAGGTTGTTTTTGTCCGTCAATATCGCCATGGAGTGGGAAAAATTTTATTGGAACTTCCTGGGGGTGGTTTCAACTCAAAGGTCGAAGATAGTATGAAGGCAGGTGCTAGGGAATTAGAAGAAGAGACGGGTTATGTCTCTGACCAGATGTTTTCCCTAGCTACCTTATATGATAATCCGGTAAAAGATACTAATAAAATTCATTTCATCATGGCGGAGCAAGCTCAACCATCGGGTATCCAAAATCTAGATATTACAGAAGATGTGGAAATTGTTTTGGTACCTATAGACGAAGTTATGAAAAAAATTGAACAAGGAGAAATTTGTGTTTCCGGAACAATTGCTGCTTTGTTTTTAGGCTTGAATTTTTTGTCCTAAATATGTAACCATTAAGCTGACAGCTGTCAGCTGTCAGCTGTCAGCTTAAAATATAGCAATCCGTGTAGGAATTGTGATAATTTTTGTTATAGCGCTGCACTTAGGGAATTGGGAATCGGGAATCGGGAATCGGGAAGAGTAGTTTGACCCGGTGGCTGGAATGGGCATGTTGGTGGAATGGGTATGTTGGTGGAATGGGCATCTTGCCCGTTTCATGTCCCAACCCTTACTCCCTTGGGTGCAGCGCTATGGAATAACTAATCACCCAAATCCCTAAGAGTCTTCAGAGTCTTGTTCCATCGGCTTTCGTGACATACTCCCACACTCACCTTTTCAGGTTGAGTGTGGGCTTCTTTCCAACTCCAGCCAACGCTATCGGCTTTCGCCGACGCGGGGCGCGAACGGATACTCGGAAAGCTTTACTCCTGACGGGATGCCCCACCGCCAAATTTAATATATTAATCGCCGCGTTCACATCCCTATCTGCTGTATATCCACAATGGGGACAAGAATGAATACGGTCTTTTAATTTTTTTGGTACTTTTTTGCCACAATTAGAACAGTTCTGACTGGTATTTCTGGGATTCACTGCTTTCGTTAACAACCCAGCATTTAAGGCCGTAGGCCACGCTACGCGAACGGCTTTGGTTGCAAGGATAGACAGAAATTGACCCCATCCAGCATCAAGAACTGATTTAGCCATTTTTGTTTTAACCAGACCTTTAATGTTTAACTTCTCATGAGCTATCAGATCATGGTCATCAAGTAAGCTTTTTGCAGTTTTAAAATGGAAATCTTTTCTGGCGTCAGATACCTTCTTGTGAGCTTTCCCCAACTTAACAACAGCCCTCTTTCTGTTGTTACTCCCCTTTTTAGACCTACTAACAGCTTTTTGGATTTTCTTTAATCGTTTTTGAGCTTTTCGATAGTACTGAGGGATTGGTACCTCAGTACTATCGGATTTTATCAAGAACGACTTGAGACCCATGTCTATCCCGATAGGATTAGAAACGCTGTCTGCTGGGATGATGTTTGGGACAGAATCGTCTTGAATAGATAGCGTAATATAGTAACCATCGGCTTTTCGGGTTATAGTGGCTGTTTTTATTTTGAAGCCTTCAGGAATTGGCCGATGGTAAACCATTTTAACTTTTCCAAATTTAGGAAGAGTTAAAATGTTGCCATTTATAGAGTTCTTAGAAAGGGCAGGAAAAGTAAAAGATTTGTATCTATTTTTGCTTTTGAACCTCGGCCTGCCACTCTTTTTACCATTGCTATCACCCTTTAGAAAGCGCTTAAAGGCTAGGTCTACCCGTTTAACGCAATCTTGCAAAACTTGAGACTGAACTGCCCCGTACCAGGGTCTGTTTTTCTTCAGCTGAGGCAGAGTTTTCTTTTGAGAAAAGTAATCAGGATTATCCCTTAACTTTGGTAGAT
Encoded proteins:
- a CDS encoding restriction endonuclease codes for the protein MLREQSVTLAFRPRDRVQPVTYHLQPVTCNLPPSTFNLQLSTFNLKP
- a CDS encoding transposase — its product is MRLAYQYRLRLTKAQEAEVEKWLDLLRHQYNYLLADRFNWYEQNRCSVNSCPLVCHLPKLRDNPDYFSQKKTLPQLKKNRPWYGAVQSQVLQDCVKRVDLAFKRFLKGDSNGKKSGRPRFKSKNRYKSFTFPALSKNSINGNILTLPKFGKVKMVYHRPIPEGFKIKTATITRKADGYYITLSIQDDSVPNIIPADSVSNPIGIDMGLKSFLIKSDSTEVPIPQYYRKAQKRLKKIQKAVSRSKKGSNNRKRAVVKLGKAHKKVSDARKDFHFKTAKSLLDDHDLIAHEKLNIKGLVKTKMAKSVLDAGWGQFLSILATKAVRVAWPTALNAGLLTKAVNPRNTSQNCSNCGKKVPKKLKDRIHSCPHCGYTADRDVNAAINILNLAVGHPVRSKAFRVSVRAPRRRKPIALAGVGKKPTLNLKR
- a CDS encoding NUDIX hydrolase, with amino-acid sequence MISIKPWKTLKSRLVFDNKWCRVRQDEVELPSGEVVDDYFINVRPDIVLILAITCDRKVVFVRQYRHGVGKILLELPGGGFNSKVEDSMKAGARELEEETGYVSDQMFSLATLYDNPVKDTNKIHFIMAEQAQPSGIQNLDITEDVEIVLVPIDEVMKKIEQGEICVSGTIAALFLGLNFLS